From the Thermosynechococcus sp. genome, the window GCAGCGGGCGCAGGGGCTAATCTCCCAACAGTCGCTCAGTAGCTGGGTAATTGTCTCCGTCGTGTCCTCGAGAAAGCACTCTCCTGCCTGACCAGAGATCACATAGGCCCAGCAGGCCTCAAAGGCTTGACTGTAGCGATCGCCCTGAAGAACCGGTTGTGGCAGCAGCCTATGCTCGCCACCCCAAATACAAAGCCGCTTACCCAACTGAAACCAGTGGGCGAGATAAGACTTTACCCTTGCTTGGGCGGCCAAAAAGGCACAGCCTTCTATCTCCGTCATTGATACAACCCTCGCTGCTGTACTTACTACCCTAGCGCAAGGAAACGAGGGTCGCAGATCGGCTTAGCTCAGCCGCTGCTAGGATGCCAACCCGTAGGACAGTGAGGATCAAGTCGTTAGGTATTCAGGGCAGTTCCCCGGCCGGCCTAGATAGCCTAAGGCTGTTTCCTTCACTGCCAGCCCCCATCTAGTCCAATAACCCACACCCTGAATTTTCAAGCCCAGTCAGAAGTCCTCAAGCCATTTGCACGAGATTTTTTCAATGGATTAACTAACCTCAGTGGCCCAGCTTAACGCATGAGGGGCGCCAAGGAGGCATCTAACTGTCCCCAACTGTGGCCATCAAGGGCTAACTGCTCGATGAGACTGGCCAAGCGCAATGCTTTGAGGGCCTGTTCCCCACCCACCGACGGGGGTTGACCGCCACGAACGCAGTTGACAAAGTGCTCCAGCTCCGCATGGAGAGGTTCAATGTTACTCGTATAGACCTTCTCAATTAGGCCATCTTGGCGGTAAAGGACTTGGCCATGATCGGCACTGCAGGAGGCGGTGGTTTTGCGGTGAATGAGAATCTCGTTTTTGAGGAAATCTGCCTCTGTGAGGGAATTTCTGCAGTGGGCAGCAATGCGCCGTTGCTTGCGGTGGGTGACTTTACTGGCCGTGAGAGTGGCAATAATACCGTTGGCAAAGCCCAAGGTGGCCGTCACGTAGTCTAGATACCCGGAGTTGGCAGAGCGACTGCCGGCGGCCGTCAGGCGCACCACAGGTGAATTAGTGAGTTCCAATAACAGATCAATGTCGTGGATCATTAAGTCGAGAACCACTGAAACATCATTGGCGCGATCGGAGTAGGGACTCATGCGATCTGCCTCAAGGGCAAGGATTTCCTCGGTGCGCAGGACTTTGCTCAGCTCTTGAAAGGCAGGGTTAAATCGCTCAATATGGCCAACTTGGAGGATGCATTGGCACTCCGCTGCCGCGTTAACAAGGGACTCTGCTTCGCTAATACTGGCGGCAATCGGTTTTTCCACCAAGACGTGAACCCCATGGCGCAGGCAGGTAATCCCCACCTCATGATGGAGCCGGGTGGGCACGGCAATACAGACCGCCTCAACGTGGGGCAGTAAATCCACATAGTTTTCAAAGAATTTGACCCGATATTTGCTAGCCGTGTCAATGCCCCGCTCTAGATTGACATCAGAGATGCCCACAAGTTCGACATCTTTGAGTAAACTCAAGACACGGGTGTGGTGCTGACCCATGTTGCCAACACCGATGACGCCAATGCGCAGTGGTTCGGGCTGGGGACGGAAGGTAGAACTCATGTCTATTTATTTCACTCCTCTACGCAACCGGGGAAGGGCTTGGTGTTGGCGATCGCCCACCGTAAGTAAAAACTCACAGAGTTCACAGAATGAACATTGACAGAAAGATGCTACCACAGCATTGCCAAATGTAAAGTTTTTGATAGACAGGTATGGTGACGACACAAAAGGCCGTCGTGTTGCTCTCAGGGGGCTTAGACTCCAGCACCGTATTATTTCGTGCCAAGGCACTGGGGTATGCTTGCTATGCCCTCTCCTTTGACTATGGGCAGCGCCATCGGCGGGAAGTAGAAGCAGCGATTGCCATTGCCACCGCTGCTGGGGTTGTTGAGCATCAAATCCTCCCCCTGAATTTGCGCCTATGGGGGGGGTCGGCTCTGACAGACTTGAGCATTGACCTGCCCCGCGATCGCGATCTGGCCACCCTGGGCCAAGAGATTCCCCTCACCTATGTTCCCGCCCGCAATACGATTTTTTTGAGTGTCGCCCTCGCCTATGCCGAAGCCCTGGGGGCACAAACCGTTCATATTGGCGTTAATGCCCTCGATTACTCTGGCTATCCCGACTGTCGCCCTGACTATATTGCTGCGATGCGGGAGGTCTATCGCCTTGGGACCAAACAGGGGCGTGAAGGCCAGCCCATTGAAATTGCCACCCCTCTCATTGAACTTCACAAAAAAGACATCATTCGTCTGGGTAACGAATATGGCGTGCCGTGGGAAAAAACCTGGTCGTGCTATGCCGAAGGGGAGCGCGCCTGTGGCCGCTGTGACGCCTGTCGGCTGCGTTTAGCGGCCTTTGCCGAACTAGGTTTAGTAGATCCTTTGCCCTACGCGGTTCACCCCCCGCTGTAGGTTCGGTAAATCCCCCTTTTGCTCATGGCAGGGGCGATCGCACTATAGGAAGAAGAGAGGGTTAAGCCCAATATGGGTGCTGTGCCCCGCATTGAAGTTAGCCTGCAAAGGGAGTTTTCGTCGCTATGGCAAAAGTTGTCGGAATTGATCTGGGGACCACCAACTCCTGTGTGGCCGTCATGGAAGGGGGCAAGCCCACGGTTATTGCCAATGCTGAAGGGTTTCGGACAACGCCCTCCGTTGTTGCCTACACCAAAAATGGCGATCGCCTCGTGGGTCAAATTGCCAAACGGCAAGCAGTGATGAACCCCGAAAATACCTTCTATTCTGTGAAGCGCTTTATCGGCCGCCGCTTTGATGAGGTGACCCACGAAGCCACCGAGGTCTCCTACAAAGTTTTGAACGTCAACGGCAACGTCAGACTGGATTGCCCTGCCCTAGGCAAGCAGTTTGCCCCCGAAGAAATTTCGGCCCAAGTCCTGCGCAAACTCAAAGAGGATGCCAGCAAATACCTGGGTGAAGAAGTCACCCAAGCAGTGATTACCGTACCTGCCTACTTCAACGATTCTCAACGCCAAGCCACAAAAGATGCTGGCAAAATTGCAGGTCTTGAAGTCCTGCGGATCATCAACGAACCCACCGCTGCTTCCTTGGCCTATGGCCTAGATAAAAAAGCCAATGAAACTATCCTGGTCTTTGACCTTGGCGGTGGCACCTTTGACGTATCGATCCTTGAAGTGGGTGATGGCGTTTTTGAAGTGCTCGCCACCTCCGGGGACACCCACCTAGGCGGTGACGACTTCGACAAGAAAATTGTGGACTATCTGGCCGAGTCCTTCCGCGCCCAAGAAGGCATCGATTTGCGCAAAGACAAACAGGCGCTGCAGCGGCTGACGGAAGCAGCAGAAAAAGCTAAGATTGAACTCTCCAGCGTCACGCAAACCGAAATCAACCTGCCCTTCATCACCGCAACGCAGGATGGCCCCAAACACCTCGACATGACCCTCACCCGTGCCAAATTTGAGGAACTCTGCTCTGACCTGATTGACCGTTGCCGCGTCCCCGTCGAGCAAGCCCTCAAGGACGCCAAACTCACCAAGGATCAAATTGATGAAGTGGTGTTGGTGGGTGGCTCCACTCGCATTCCGGCAATCCAAGCGCTGGTTAAACGGATGTTGGGGAAAGAGCCCAACCAAAGTGTCAACCCCGATGAAGTCGTGGCCGTGGGGGCAGCCATTCAGGCGGGTGTGCTGGCCGGTGAAGTCAAAGACATTCTTCTTTTGGATGTTACACCGCTGTCTTTGGGCGTCGAGACCCTTGGGGGTGTGATGACGAAAATTATTCCCCGCAACACCACGATCCCCACGAAAAAATCCGAGGTCTTCTCCACCGCCGTGGACGGTCAAACCAATGTGGAAATCCACGTTCTCCAAGGGG encodes:
- a CDS encoding Gfo/Idh/MocA family protein produces the protein MSSTFRPQPEPLRIGVIGVGNMGQHHTRVLSLLKDVELVGISDVNLERGIDTASKYRVKFFENYVDLLPHVEAVCIAVPTRLHHEVGITCLRHGVHVLVEKPIAASISEAESLVNAAAECQCILQVGHIERFNPAFQELSKVLRTEEILALEADRMSPYSDRANDVSVVLDLMIHDIDLLLELTNSPVVRLTAAGSRSANSGYLDYVTATLGFANGIIATLTASKVTHRKQRRIAAHCRNSLTEADFLKNEILIHRKTTASCSADHGQVLYRQDGLIEKVYTSNIEPLHAELEHFVNCVRGGQPPSVGGEQALKALRLASLIEQLALDGHSWGQLDASLAPLMR
- the queC gene encoding 7-cyano-7-deazaguanine synthase QueC, which gives rise to MVTTQKAVVLLSGGLDSSTVLFRAKALGYACYALSFDYGQRHRREVEAAIAIATAAGVVEHQILPLNLRLWGGSALTDLSIDLPRDRDLATLGQEIPLTYVPARNTIFLSVALAYAEALGAQTVHIGVNALDYSGYPDCRPDYIAAMREVYRLGTKQGREGQPIEIATPLIELHKKDIIRLGNEYGVPWEKTWSCYAEGERACGRCDACRLRLAAFAELGLVDPLPYAVHPPL
- the dnaK gene encoding molecular chaperone DnaK, producing MAKVVGIDLGTTNSCVAVMEGGKPTVIANAEGFRTTPSVVAYTKNGDRLVGQIAKRQAVMNPENTFYSVKRFIGRRFDEVTHEATEVSYKVLNVNGNVRLDCPALGKQFAPEEISAQVLRKLKEDASKYLGEEVTQAVITVPAYFNDSQRQATKDAGKIAGLEVLRIINEPTAASLAYGLDKKANETILVFDLGGGTFDVSILEVGDGVFEVLATSGDTHLGGDDFDKKIVDYLAESFRAQEGIDLRKDKQALQRLTEAAEKAKIELSSVTQTEINLPFITATQDGPKHLDMTLTRAKFEELCSDLIDRCRVPVEQALKDAKLTKDQIDEVVLVGGSTRIPAIQALVKRMLGKEPNQSVNPDEVVAVGAAIQAGVLAGEVKDILLLDVTPLSLGVETLGGVMTKIIPRNTTIPTKKSEVFSTAVDGQTNVEIHVLQGEREMAADNKSLGTFRLDGIPPAPRGVPQIEVTFDIDANGILNVTARDKGTGKQQSISITGASTLPKDEVERMVREAEINAAADKAKREKIETKNQAEQLCYQAEKQLSELGDKVSTSDKDRLTSLIANLRSEIGTETEKKPIESINFERVKSLMQELQQTLYSIGSSVYQSAQSGDGTGASSSGSSGGNDEVIDAEFSETK